A genomic region of Streptomyces sp. NBC_00247 contains the following coding sequences:
- a CDS encoding DUF6912 family protein, protein MRVYVPLTLSGLAAAHGAGELGPGPLTAYAVTPGLREWYVSDDIEELEYAALSRAAAASLRLIAALPEEPRRRVVVAFDVPDGDALGDPDGGLDPDSVGEVRLASAVPLAKAAAVHVDSDDAEKDVTAAAAALGAADHGDDDARFTVDGAEDHELLWFGVQEIPQLLG, encoded by the coding sequence ATGCGCGTGTACGTCCCCCTGACCCTCTCCGGTCTCGCCGCGGCGCACGGGGCGGGCGAGTTGGGCCCCGGACCGCTGACCGCCTACGCCGTGACCCCCGGGCTGCGCGAGTGGTACGTCTCCGACGACATCGAGGAGCTGGAGTACGCGGCGCTCAGCCGGGCCGCCGCCGCCTCGCTCCGGCTGATCGCCGCCCTGCCCGAGGAGCCGCGCCGCCGGGTCGTCGTCGCGTTCGACGTACCGGACGGCGACGCCCTCGGCGACCCCGACGGGGGCCTGGACCCCGACTCGGTCGGCGAGGTGCGCCTCGCCTCGGCCGTGCCGCTCGCCAAGGCGGCGGCGGTGCACGTGGACTCCGACGACGCCGAGAAGGACGTGACGGCCGCCGCCGCCGCCCTGGGCGCCGCCGACCACGGCGACGACGACGCGCGGTTCACCGTGGACGGCGCGGAGGACCACGAGCTCCTCTGGTTCGGCGTGCAGGAGATCCCGCAGCTGCTCGGCTGA
- a CDS encoding HAD family hydrolase yields the protein MAKHGENRTHLVWDWNGTLLDDIHAVVGATNSAFAEVGLAPITVERYRSTYCVPIPLFYERLLGRTPNDAEWQRMDVVFHDAYAELRAACLLTDGAAELLAGWRRDGRSQSLLSMHGHEQLIPTVRGYGIEEHFVRVDGRTGPSGGSKALHMERHFAALGTVAPEHAVVIGDAVDDAVAAAHVGARVVLFTGGSHDRAALEAAGVPVVDSLAEAVALAEAMAL from the coding sequence ATGGCGAAGCACGGCGAGAACCGCACACACCTGGTCTGGGACTGGAACGGCACGCTGCTCGACGACATCCACGCCGTCGTCGGGGCGACCAATTCGGCCTTCGCCGAGGTGGGGCTCGCGCCGATCACGGTCGAGCGGTACCGCTCGACGTACTGCGTGCCCATACCGCTCTTCTACGAGCGGCTGCTGGGCCGGACACCGAACGACGCCGAATGGCAGCGGATGGACGTCGTCTTCCACGACGCCTACGCCGAACTCCGTGCGGCCTGCCTCCTCACCGACGGCGCCGCCGAGCTGCTCGCGGGCTGGCGGCGGGACGGCCGCAGCCAGTCGCTGCTGAGCATGCACGGCCACGAGCAGCTGATCCCCACCGTGCGCGGGTACGGCATCGAGGAGCACTTCGTCCGGGTCGACGGGCGCACCGGGCCCTCGGGCGGCAGCAAGGCGCTCCACATGGAGCGTCACTTCGCCGCGCTCGGCACGGTCGCCCCGGAGCACGCGGTGGTCATCGGGGACGCGGTGGACGACGCCGTGGCCGCCGCGCACGTCGGCGCCCGGGTGGTGCTCTTCACCGGGGGCTCGCACGACCGGGCCGCCCTGGAGGCGGCCGGGGTGCCGGTCGTGGACAGCCTGGCCGAAGCGGTGGCGCTGGCGGAGGCCATGGCGCTCTGA
- a CDS encoding DJ-1/PfpI family protein, which yields MAPKILLVTGDAAESLEVLYPYQRLREEGYEVDIAAPERKTLRFVVHDFEPGFDTYTEKPGYTWPADLAFSEVVPGDYAALVIPGGRAPEYLRNNADLKAIVAAFFEDARPVAQICHGPLITAATGSLDGREVTAYPALEPDMRTAGAAFQDAEAVVDGTLVSSRAWPDHSAWMREFLKVLRAKAPVA from the coding sequence ATGGCACCGAAGATCCTGCTCGTCACCGGCGACGCGGCCGAGTCGCTGGAGGTCCTCTACCCGTACCAGCGCCTGCGCGAGGAGGGGTACGAGGTCGACATCGCCGCCCCCGAACGCAAGACCCTCCGCTTCGTGGTCCACGATTTCGAGCCCGGCTTCGACACCTACACCGAGAAGCCCGGCTACACCTGGCCGGCCGACCTCGCGTTCTCCGAGGTGGTGCCCGGCGACTACGCCGCCCTGGTGATCCCCGGCGGCCGGGCACCGGAGTACCTCCGCAACAACGCCGACCTGAAGGCGATCGTCGCCGCCTTCTTCGAGGACGCCCGGCCGGTCGCGCAGATCTGCCACGGCCCGCTGATCACCGCCGCGACGGGCAGCCTCGACGGGCGCGAGGTGACTGCCTATCCGGCGCTGGAACCGGACATGCGGACGGCGGGGGCCGCCTTCCAGGACGCGGAGGCGGTGGTCGACGGCACCCTCGTCTCCTCACGCGCCTGGCCGGACCACTCGGCGTGGATGCGCGAGTTCCTCAAGGTGCTGCGCGCGAAGGCACCGGTCGCCTGA
- a CDS encoding NAD-glutamate dehydrogenase produces the protein MQTKLDEAKAELLARAAEVADNSPGGGAGGPGGTPRVRVATAGTDGDERSGRDMLLSYLQRYYLHTAPEDLSGRDPVDVFGAAASHYRLAENRPQGTANVRVHTPTVEENGWTSSHSVVEVVTDDMPFLVDSVTNELSRQNRGIHLVIHPQVLVRRDVTGKLLEVLTGGSGVPRVPRSKGREDAGTAGAALPHDVLVESWIHVETDRETDREDLKAITADLLRVLSDVRETVEDWDKMRAAALRIADGLGDEPTDDLPAEEIEEAGELLRWLAADHFTFLGYREYSLKNGDSLAAVPGTGLGILRSDPKHHEDEAHPVSPSFDRLPADARAKAREHKLLILTKANSRSTVHRPSYLDYVGVKKFDAEGNVVGERRFLGLFSSAAYTESVRRVPVVRRKVAEVLEGAGFSDNSHDGRDLLQILETYPRDDMFQTPTDQLRSIVTSVLYLQERRRLRLYLRQDEYGRYYSALVYLPRDRYTTGVRLRLIDILKEELGGTSVDFTAWNTESILSRLHFVVRVAPGTELPHLTDADTDHIEARLVEAARSWADGFQEALNAECGEERAAELLRRYARSFPEGYKADHSPRAAVADLVHLEALKAGEKDFALSLYEPVGALPGERRFKIYRTGEPVSLSAVLPALQRLGVEVVDERPYELRCADRTTGWIYDFGLRMPTGNGDHLADDARERFQQAFAAVWTGAAENDGFNSLVLRAGLDWRQAMVLRAYAKYLRQAGSTFSQDYMEDTLRDNVHTTRLLVSLFEARMSPARQNAGRELTDGLLEELDGALDQVASLDEDRILRSFLTVIKATLRTNFFQRADDGEPHGYVSMKFDPQAIPDLPAPRPAFEIWVYSPRVEGVHLRFGKVARGGLRWSDRREDFRTEVLGLVKAQMVKNTVIVPVGAKGGFVAKQLPDPALDRDAWLAEGIAAYRVFVSALLDITDNLVAGETVPPVDVVRHDEDDTYLVVAADKGTASFSDIANEVAVAYNFWLGDAFASGGSAGYDHKGMGITARGAWESVKRHFRALGHDTQTEDFTVVGVGDMSGDVFGNGMLLSENIRLVAAFDHRHIFLDPTPDAAVSYAERRRLFELPRSSWADYETGLLSAGGGVHPRSAKSIPVNAHVREALGIEAGITKMTPADLMKAILRAPVDLLWNGGIGTYVKSSAETDADVGDKANDAIRVNGQELRAKVVGEGGNLGATQLGRIEFARSGGKINTDAIDNSAGVDTSDHEVNIKILLNGLVRDGDMTVKQRNKLLAEMTDEVGSLVLRNNYAQNVALTNATAQATDLLHAHQRSMRRLESSGGLDRALEFLPADRQIRELLTAGKGLSQPELAVLLAYTKITAADELIRTSLPDDPYLQRLAHAYFPKQLRERFPESIDGHALRREIITTVLVNDTVNTGGSTFLHRFREETGASVEEIVRAQAAAREIFGLSQVWDAVEALDNQVDAGVQTRIRLHSRRLVERGTRWLLGNRPQPVDIEATVAFFEDRVAEVWAAMPKLLRGTDQEWYQQILDELTEADVPEELAQRVAGFSSAFPALDIVAIADRTGKEPLAVAEVYYDLADRLRITALMDRIIELPRADRWQSMARASIREDLYAAHAALTADVLAVGADGATPEERFKAWEEKNAAILSRSRSTLEEIQSSDAFDLANLSVAMRTMRTLLRTHA, from the coding sequence ATGCAGACCAAGCTGGACGAAGCCAAGGCCGAGCTGCTCGCACGGGCCGCCGAGGTAGCTGACAACAGCCCGGGCGGTGGTGCCGGCGGCCCGGGGGGTACCCCCCGGGTGCGCGTCGCCACGGCCGGCACGGACGGGGACGAGCGGTCCGGCCGGGACATGCTCCTCTCCTACCTCCAGCGCTACTACTTGCACACCGCCCCGGAGGACCTGAGCGGCCGGGACCCGGTGGACGTCTTCGGTGCCGCCGCCTCGCACTACCGGCTGGCCGAGAACCGCCCCCAGGGCACGGCCAACGTCCGGGTGCACACCCCGACCGTGGAGGAGAACGGCTGGACCTCCAGCCACTCCGTGGTCGAGGTCGTCACCGACGACATGCCGTTCCTCGTCGACTCCGTCACCAACGAACTGTCCCGCCAGAACCGGGGCATCCACCTGGTCATCCACCCTCAGGTCCTGGTGCGCCGCGACGTCACCGGCAAGCTGCTGGAGGTCCTGACCGGCGGATCCGGCGTCCCCCGGGTCCCCCGGAGCAAGGGCCGCGAGGACGCCGGCACCGCCGGGGCGGCACTCCCGCACGACGTCCTCGTCGAGTCCTGGATCCACGTGGAGACCGACCGCGAGACCGACCGCGAGGACCTCAAGGCGATCACCGCCGACCTGCTGCGCGTCCTGTCCGACGTACGGGAGACCGTCGAGGACTGGGACAAGATGCGCGCCGCCGCGCTGCGCATCGCGGACGGCCTGGGCGACGAGCCCACCGACGACCTCCCCGCCGAGGAGATCGAGGAGGCCGGCGAGCTGCTGCGCTGGCTCGCCGCCGACCACTTCACCTTCCTCGGATACCGCGAGTACTCGCTGAAGAACGGCGACTCGCTGGCCGCCGTGCCCGGCACCGGTCTCGGCATCCTGCGCTCCGACCCGAAGCACCACGAGGACGAGGCGCACCCCGTCAGCCCCTCCTTCGACCGGCTGCCCGCCGACGCCCGCGCCAAGGCCCGCGAGCACAAGCTGCTCATCCTGACCAAGGCCAACAGCCGCTCCACGGTCCACCGCCCGAGCTACCTCGACTACGTCGGCGTGAAGAAGTTCGACGCCGAGGGCAACGTCGTCGGCGAGCGCCGCTTCCTCGGCCTCTTCTCGTCCGCCGCCTACACCGAGTCGGTGCGCCGGGTCCCGGTCGTCCGCCGCAAGGTCGCCGAGGTGCTGGAGGGCGCGGGCTTCTCGGACAACAGCCACGACGGCCGCGACCTGCTCCAGATCCTGGAGACCTACCCGCGCGACGACATGTTCCAGACGCCGACCGATCAGCTCCGCTCGATCGTCACCTCGGTGCTCTACCTCCAGGAACGCCGCCGGCTGAGGCTCTACCTGCGCCAGGACGAGTACGGCCGCTACTACTCCGCCCTCGTCTACCTGCCGCGCGACCGCTACACCACCGGCGTGCGGCTGAGGCTGATCGACATCCTCAAGGAAGAACTCGGCGGCACCAGCGTCGACTTCACCGCCTGGAACACCGAGTCGATCCTGTCCCGGCTGCACTTCGTCGTCCGGGTCGCCCCCGGCACCGAACTGCCGCACCTGACCGACGCCGACACCGACCACATCGAGGCACGTCTCGTCGAGGCCGCCCGCTCCTGGGCAGACGGCTTCCAGGAGGCCCTGAACGCCGAATGCGGCGAGGAGCGCGCCGCCGAACTGCTGCGCCGCTACGCCCGTTCCTTCCCCGAGGGCTACAAGGCCGACCACTCGCCGCGCGCCGCCGTGGCCGACCTGGTCCACCTCGAAGCGCTCAAGGCGGGCGAGAAGGACTTCGCGCTCAGCCTGTACGAGCCGGTCGGCGCACTGCCCGGCGAGCGCCGCTTCAAGATCTACCGGACCGGCGAGCCCGTCTCGCTCTCCGCCGTTCTCCCGGCGCTCCAGCGCCTGGGCGTGGAGGTCGTCGACGAGCGCCCGTACGAGCTGCGCTGCGCGGACCGGACGACCGGCTGGATCTACGACTTCGGGCTGCGGATGCCCACGGGCAACGGCGACCACCTCGCCGACGACGCCCGCGAACGCTTCCAGCAGGCCTTCGCCGCCGTCTGGACCGGCGCCGCCGAGAACGACGGCTTCAACTCCCTCGTGCTACGCGCCGGACTCGACTGGCGGCAGGCGATGGTGCTCCGCGCCTACGCGAAGTACCTGCGCCAGGCGGGTTCGACCTTCAGCCAGGACTACATGGAGGACACCCTCCGCGACAACGTCCACACCACCCGGCTGCTCGTCTCCCTCTTCGAGGCCCGGATGTCGCCCGCCCGCCAGAACGCCGGGCGCGAGCTGACCGACGGACTGCTCGAAGAGCTCGACGGCGCGCTGGACCAGGTGGCCTCGCTCGACGAGGACCGCATCCTGCGCTCCTTCCTCACCGTCATCAAGGCGACCCTGCGGACCAACTTCTTCCAGCGCGCCGACGACGGCGAGCCGCACGGCTACGTCTCGATGAAGTTCGACCCCCAGGCCATCCCCGACCTGCCGGCCCCGCGCCCCGCCTTCGAGATCTGGGTGTACTCGCCCCGCGTCGAGGGCGTCCACCTGCGCTTCGGCAAGGTCGCCCGCGGCGGACTGCGCTGGTCCGACCGGCGCGAGGACTTCCGTACCGAGGTCCTCGGCCTGGTCAAGGCGCAGATGGTGAAGAACACCGTGATCGTGCCGGTGGGCGCCAAGGGCGGGTTCGTCGCCAAGCAGCTCCCGGACCCGGCGCTGGACCGGGACGCCTGGCTCGCGGAGGGCATCGCCGCGTACCGCGTCTTCGTCTCGGCGCTGCTCGACATCACCGACAACCTGGTGGCCGGCGAGACGGTGCCGCCCGTCGACGTGGTCCGCCACGACGAGGACGACACCTACCTCGTGGTCGCCGCCGACAAGGGCACCGCGAGCTTCTCCGACATCGCCAACGAGGTCGCCGTCGCGTACAACTTCTGGCTCGGCGACGCCTTCGCCTCCGGCGGTTCGGCCGGGTACGACCACAAGGGCATGGGCATCACCGCGCGCGGCGCCTGGGAGTCCGTCAAGCGGCACTTCCGCGCGCTGGGCCACGACACCCAGACCGAGGACTTCACCGTCGTCGGCGTCGGCGACATGTCCGGCGACGTGTTCGGCAACGGCATGCTGCTCTCCGAGAACATCCGGCTGGTCGCGGCCTTCGACCACCGGCACATCTTCCTCGACCCGACCCCGGACGCCGCCGTCTCCTACGCCGAGCGGCGCCGGCTCTTCGAGCTGCCCCGCAGCTCATGGGCCGACTACGAGACCGGACTGCTCTCGGCGGGCGGCGGCGTCCACCCCCGTTCCGCGAAGTCCATCCCGGTCAACGCGCACGTCCGCGAGGCCCTCGGCATCGAGGCGGGCATCACCAAGATGACCCCCGCCGACCTGATGAAGGCCATCCTGAGGGCGCCCGTCGACCTGCTGTGGAACGGCGGCATCGGCACCTACGTCAAGTCCTCCGCCGAGACCGACGCCGACGTCGGCGACAAGGCCAACGACGCGATCCGGGTCAACGGCCAGGAACTGCGGGCCAAGGTCGTCGGCGAGGGCGGCAACCTCGGCGCCACCCAGCTCGGCCGCATCGAGTTCGCCCGGTCCGGCGGCAAGATCAACACCGACGCGATCGACAACAGCGCCGGCGTGGACACCTCCGACCACGAGGTGAACATCAAGATCCTGCTCAACGGGCTGGTCCGGGACGGCGACATGACCGTCAAGCAGCGCAACAAGCTGCTCGCCGAGATGACCGACGAGGTCGGCTCGCTCGTGCTGCGCAACAACTACGCGCAGAACGTCGCGCTCACCAACGCCACCGCCCAGGCCACCGACCTGCTCCACGCCCACCAGCGCTCGATGCGCCGGCTGGAGTCCTCGGGCGGGCTGGACCGCGCGCTGGAATTCCTCCCCGCCGACCGGCAGATCCGCGAACTCCTCACCGCGGGCAAGGGGCTCAGCCAGCCGGAACTCGCCGTACTCCTCGCCTACACCAAGATCACGGCCGCCGACGAGCTGATCCGCACCAGCCTCCCGGACGACCCGTACCTCCAGCGCCTCGCGCACGCCTACTTCCCGAAGCAGCTGCGCGAACGCTTCCCCGAGTCGATCGACGGCCACGCGCTGCGCCGCGAGATCATCACCACGGTGCTGGTCAACGACACGGTGAACACCGGCGGTTCCACCTTCCTGCACCGCTTCCGCGAGGAGACCGGCGCCTCGGTGGAGGAGATCGTGCGGGCGCAGGCCGCGGCCCGCGAGATCTTCGGCCTGAGCCAGGTCTGGGACGCCGTCGAGGCACTCGACAACCAGGTCGACGCCGGGGTGCAGACCCGTATCCGGCTGCACTCCCGCCGCCTGGTGGAGCGCGGCACCCGCTGGCTGCTGGGCAACCGCCCGCAGCCGGTGGACATCGAGGCCACCGTCGCCTTCTTCGAGGACCGGGTCGCCGAGGTGTGGGCCGCGATGCCCAAGCTGCTGCGGGGCACCGACCAGGAGTGGTACCAGCAGATCCTGGACGAGCTCACCGAGGCGGACGTGCCCGAGGAGCTGGCCCAGCGGGTCGCCGGGTTCTCCTCGGCCTTCCCGGCACTCGACATCGTGGCCATCGCGGACCGTACGGGCAAGGAGCCGCTGGCCGTCGCCGAGGTCTACTACGACCTCGCCGACCGGCTGCGGATCACCGCGCTGATGGACCGGATCATCGAGCTGCCGCGCGCCGACCGCTGGCAGTCCATGGCCCGCGCCTCCATCCGTGAGGACCTGTACGCGGCCCACGCGGCGCTCACCGCCGACGTGCTGGCCGTCGGGGCCGACGGCGCCACGCCGGAGGAGCGGTTCAAGGCGTGGGAGGAGAAGAACGCGGCGATCCTCTCCCGGTCGCGCTCGACCCTGGAGGAGATCCAGAGCTCCGACGCCTTCGACCTGGCGAACCTGTCGGTCGCGATGCGGACGATGCGGACGCTGCTGCGCACGCACGCCTGA
- a CDS encoding ABC transporter ATP-binding protein gives MADTTAEREPTVVVDDVHITYKVNGAKGGRGSATSALSRIITRRQSPGVREVHAVKGVSFAAYKGEAIGLIGSNGSGKSTLLKAIAGLLPATKGKVHTQGQPSLLGVNAALMSDLTGERNVVLGGLAMGMSRQEIRERYDSIVSFSGINEKGDFITLPMRTYSSGMGARLRFSIAAAKSHDVLLIDEALSTGDAKFQNRSKDRIKELRKEAGTVFLVSHSNKSILETCDRAIWLEAGVLRMDGPAKDVVAAYERFTKK, from the coding sequence GTGGCTGACACGACCGCGGAGCGGGAGCCCACCGTCGTCGTCGACGACGTGCACATCACCTACAAGGTCAACGGCGCCAAGGGCGGCCGGGGCAGTGCGACCTCGGCGCTCAGCCGGATCATCACCCGCCGCCAGAGCCCGGGCGTGCGCGAGGTGCACGCCGTCAAGGGCGTCAGCTTCGCCGCGTACAAGGGCGAGGCGATCGGCCTCATCGGCTCGAACGGCTCCGGCAAGTCCACTCTGCTCAAGGCCATCGCCGGGCTGCTCCCGGCGACGAAGGGCAAGGTCCACACGCAGGGCCAGCCCTCGCTGCTCGGCGTGAACGCGGCGCTGATGAGCGACCTCACCGGCGAGCGGAACGTCGTACTGGGCGGGCTGGCGATGGGCATGTCCCGCCAGGAGATCCGCGAGCGGTACGACTCCATCGTCTCCTTCTCCGGCATCAACGAGAAGGGCGACTTCATCACCCTGCCGATGCGGACGTACTCCTCCGGCATGGGCGCCCGGCTGCGGTTCTCCATCGCGGCGGCCAAGAGCCACGACGTGCTGCTGATCGACGAGGCGCTCTCCACCGGTGACGCCAAGTTCCAGAACCGGAGCAAGGACCGGATCAAGGAACTCCGCAAGGAGGCCGGCACGGTCTTCCTGGTCAGCCACAGCAACAAGTCGATCCTGGAGACCTGCGACCGGGCGATCTGGCTGGAGGCGGGCGTCCTGCGGATGGACGGCCCGGCGAAGGACGTCGTCGCCGCGTACGAGCGGTTCACCAAGAAGTAG
- a CDS encoding ABC transporter permease, producing MVSQTAAPPTPGPAETDPAALAPVYAPGELAALAARHGLTVSGARPSLASYIAQLWGRRHFIVAFATAKLTAQYSQAKLGQIWQIMTPLLNAAVYYFIFGILMNTKHGVADFVPFLVTGVFIWTFTSSSITAGTRAISGNIGLVRALHFPRASLPVALALQQLQQLLFSLGALVLILLVFGQYPGPAWLLAIPALTLQALFNTGVSMFVARITAKTPDVAQLMPFLLRTWMYASGVMWSLDSLLTADRVPHWVVVALDCNPAAVYIDLMRFALIDSFTGDQLPPHVWAVATAWALLCAVGGFVFFWKAEERYGRG from the coding sequence GTGGTGAGCCAGACAGCAGCTCCGCCGACCCCAGGGCCGGCCGAAACCGATCCCGCCGCACTCGCCCCGGTCTACGCACCGGGCGAGCTGGCGGCGCTCGCCGCCCGCCACGGCCTCACCGTCAGCGGCGCCCGCCCCTCCCTCGCGTCGTACATCGCTCAGCTCTGGGGGCGTCGGCACTTCATCGTGGCGTTCGCCACGGCCAAGCTGACGGCGCAGTACAGCCAGGCGAAGCTCGGCCAGATCTGGCAGATCATGACGCCGCTGCTCAACGCCGCGGTGTACTACTTCATCTTCGGCATCCTGATGAACACCAAGCACGGGGTCGCCGACTTCGTGCCGTTCCTCGTCACGGGTGTCTTCATCTGGACCTTCACCTCCAGCTCGATCACGGCGGGCACCCGCGCGATCAGCGGCAACATCGGGCTGGTGCGGGCCCTGCACTTCCCGCGCGCCTCGCTGCCGGTCGCGCTCGCCCTGCAGCAGCTCCAGCAGCTGCTGTTCTCGCTCGGCGCGCTCGTGCTGATCCTGCTCGTCTTCGGGCAGTACCCCGGCCCGGCCTGGCTGCTCGCGATTCCCGCCCTCACTCTCCAGGCGCTGTTCAACACCGGCGTCTCGATGTTCGTGGCGCGGATCACCGCGAAGACCCCGGACGTCGCGCAGCTCATGCCGTTCCTGCTGCGCACCTGGATGTACGCGTCCGGCGTGATGTGGAGCCTCGACTCCCTCCTCACCGCGGACCGGGTCCCGCACTGGGTCGTCGTCGCGCTGGACTGCAACCCGGCGGCCGTCTACATCGACCTGATGCGGTTCGCCCTGATCGACAGTTTCACCGGCGATCAGCTGCCTCCGCACGTATGGGCGGTGGCCACGGCGTGGGCACTGCTCTGTGCCGTCGGCGGCTTCGTGTTCTTCTGGAAGGCCGAAGAGAGGTACGGACGTGGCTGA
- a CDS encoding TetR/AcrR family transcriptional regulator — MSTEPGPRRRTPAGAAVLREDVTDAIRGAVFEELAAVGFARMSMEGIARRAGVGKTAVYRRWKSKLHLVLDLVAAVAEQGMPIPDTGSLYEDVRAVLQLASYALRHPVASQVIPDLLVEAARNPEIADTIKAALLDPQQGVAAVVVRAAVARGELPEGSDPDRALDLIVGPLYWRLVVVRGGLPKGYLDDLAASTVAALKHPDSA, encoded by the coding sequence ATGAGCACCGAACCCGGACCCCGGCGCCGCACCCCGGCGGGCGCCGCCGTGCTGCGCGAAGACGTGACCGACGCGATCCGCGGCGCCGTCTTCGAGGAGCTGGCCGCGGTGGGCTTCGCCCGGATGTCCATGGAGGGCATCGCGCGCCGCGCGGGCGTCGGCAAGACCGCGGTCTACCGGCGCTGGAAGTCCAAACTGCACCTGGTGCTCGACCTGGTGGCGGCCGTCGCCGAACAGGGCATGCCGATCCCCGACACCGGCTCGCTGTACGAGGACGTACGGGCGGTCCTCCAACTCGCCTCGTACGCGCTGCGCCACCCCGTCGCCTCCCAGGTGATCCCGGACCTGCTCGTGGAGGCGGCCCGGAACCCGGAGATCGCCGACACGATCAAGGCGGCGCTCCTCGACCCGCAGCAGGGTGTCGCGGCCGTCGTCGTCAGGGCGGCGGTGGCCCGGGGCGAGCTGCCGGAGGGCAGCGACCCCGACCGTGCGCTGGACCTGATCGTCGGGCCGCTGTACTGGCGGCTCGTGGTGGTCCGCGGCGGCCTGCCGAAGGGGTACCTGGACGACCTGGCGGCCTCCACGGTGGCGGCGCTCAAGCACCCGGACTCCGCCTGA
- a CDS encoding carbohydrate ABC transporter permease translates to MTASVTTTASTTTAGDAARPSLAVRIAARAGGGVMRVFLVLVALFWLMPTIGLLLSSLRDGKDIAASGWWQVFTTPSQLTLDNYQHLLSNPAITDSLLSTVMITVPSTVLVVVIGSFAGYAFAWMDFPGRDWWFLVVVGLLVVPVQVALIPVSKLFGTLGIFETTLGVVLFHTAFGLPFAIFLLRNFFAEIPRELLEAARLDGAGEIRLFTRVVMPLGGPAIASLGIFQFLWVWNDMLVALIFADSGSPPITVALQQQVRQFGNNIDVLAPGAFVSMVIPLAVFFAFQRQFVSGVMAGAVK, encoded by the coding sequence ATGACGGCCTCGGTCACGACCACCGCGTCCACCACCACGGCCGGGGACGCCGCCCGACCGTCGCTCGCGGTGCGGATCGCCGCGCGCGCGGGCGGCGGGGTGATGCGGGTCTTCCTCGTCCTGGTGGCCCTGTTCTGGCTGATGCCGACGATCGGGCTGCTGCTCTCCTCGCTGCGGGACGGCAAGGACATCGCGGCGAGCGGGTGGTGGCAGGTCTTCACCACCCCCTCCCAACTGACCCTCGACAACTACCAGCACCTGCTGTCGAACCCGGCCATCACCGACTCGCTGCTCTCCACGGTGATGATCACCGTGCCGTCCACGGTCCTGGTGGTGGTGATCGGCTCGTTCGCCGGTTACGCCTTCGCCTGGATGGACTTCCCCGGCCGCGACTGGTGGTTCCTGGTGGTGGTGGGGCTGCTGGTGGTGCCCGTGCAGGTCGCGCTGATCCCGGTCTCCAAGCTCTTCGGCACCCTCGGGATCTTCGAGACCACCCTCGGCGTGGTGCTCTTCCACACGGCCTTCGGGCTGCCGTTCGCGATCTTCCTGCTGCGGAACTTCTTCGCGGAGATCCCGCGCGAGCTCCTGGAGGCCGCCCGGCTCGACGGGGCGGGCGAGATCCGGCTCTTCACCCGGGTCGTCATGCCGCTCGGCGGACCGGCCATCGCCTCGCTCGGGATCTTCCAGTTCCTCTGGGTCTGGAACGACATGCTGGTCGCGCTGATCTTCGCGGACTCGGGTTCCCCGCCGATCACCGTGGCGCTCCAGCAGCAGGTACGCCAGTTCGGCAACAACATCGACGTGCTGGCGCCGGGGGCGTTCGTGTCGATGGTGATCCCGCTGGCGGTGTTCTTCGCCTTCCAGCGGCAGTTCGTGTCGGGGGTGATGGCAGGGGCGGTGAAGTGA